Proteins from a genomic interval of Syntrophobacterales bacterium:
- a CDS encoding ThiF family adenylyltransferase encodes MTDQTKDIPTDLEISVEEAKELLVSDNRTIPIDIRGSREIYLGYIRGARFVPPGLIEGELNKLSSDRSGPIIVYCAVGDRSVAAARKLKDMGFSNARSLRGGYDAWLGGGGDVVSDSRLTVHQLNRYSRNMLLEEIGKEGQLKLLDAKVLIVGAGGLASSAVPYFAAAGVGTMGIVDFDRVDLSNLNRQVVHSAGDVGRLKVDSLKETIERINPDVKVISYNSRLTSKNAVHIIDGFDVVMDATDNLDTKFLLNDASYFLNKPYVFGGAVQFDGQAGVFWPKKEGPCLRCLFREPPPRSLTPT; translated from the coding sequence ATGACAGACCAAACTAAAGACATACCAACCGATCTTGAAATATCCGTTGAAGAAGCGAAAGAGCTTCTCGTGTCTGACAACCGGACCATACCCATCGACATACGTGGCAGCAGGGAGATATATTTGGGTTATATCAGAGGCGCCCGGTTCGTTCCTCCGGGCCTCATTGAAGGGGAGTTAAACAAACTCTCAAGCGACCGGAGCGGTCCCATTATCGTCTACTGCGCGGTGGGCGACCGTTCAGTAGCCGCCGCCCGCAAACTTAAGGATATGGGATTCAGTAATGCCCGCTCCCTGCGGGGAGGATACGACGCCTGGCTCGGCGGAGGGGGAGATGTTGTCTCCGACAGCAGGCTCACCGTTCACCAGCTTAATCGCTACAGCAGAAATATGCTCCTTGAGGAGATCGGCAAAGAAGGTCAGCTAAAGCTTTTAGATGCAAAGGTCCTCATAGTCGGAGCCGGCGGACTCGCATCTTCCGCCGTCCCTTATTTTGCCGCCGCAGGTGTGGGAACCATGGGCATCGTCGATTTCGACAGGGTTGACCTCTCAAACCTCAACAGGCAAGTGGTACACAGCGCAGGGGACGTGGGCAGGCTCAAAGTTGATTCCCTGAAAGAAACGATTGAAAGAATAAATCCAGATGTGAAAGTCATATCTTATAACTCGCGCCTTACCTCAAAAAATGCCGTCCATATTATAGACGGCTTCGACGTCGTAATGGATGCCACCGATAACCTGGACACGAAATTTCTTCTCAACGATGCGAGCTATTTCTTAAATAAACCCTACGTTTTCGGAGGGGCGGTACAATTTGACGGCCAGGCGGGGGTGTTCTGGCCCAAAAAGGAAGGGCCATGCCTGAGGTGCCTTTTTCGTGAGCCGCCGCCCCGCAGTCTCACTCCTACCTGA
- a CDS encoding TRAP transporter substrate-binding protein: MGRKVTALLFAIALVLSVSSMAGADVIKLKFANYFPPTHMNSVMMGKYCEEINKKLAGKAEVTQYTGGTLLTATKMAAGVSSGIADIGLSHLSYSRGRFPVMEIMELPLGFPSSWIATHVGMDFYEKVKPKEWDAYHPLMFSTSPPNVIQTLKKPVKTLDELKGLKIRGSGRIGDIVKALGAIPMPIETVDLYEALRRGVVDGTYTPLETLKGFKLGEVEKYSSATWKVGSVFQFYVVFNKRKWDSLPPDVKDIFTEFSKEFVERWAVEWNKIDFEGKEYFMKLGGQIVPVSDAEQAKMVKAVEPVVSDYKKDLIAKGFKAAEVDGWVNFVKERIEYWKGQEKEQKVPTVYSY; encoded by the coding sequence ATGGGAAGGAAGGTTACAGCTCTGTTGTTTGCAATTGCATTGGTCTTATCCGTTTCTTCAATGGCTGGCGCAGATGTCATTAAACTCAAGTTCGCCAACTATTTCCCGCCTACCCACATGAATTCCGTAATGATGGGCAAGTATTGCGAGGAAATAAACAAAAAACTGGCGGGCAAAGCCGAAGTAACACAGTATACGGGCGGGACGCTCCTCACCGCGACGAAGATGGCGGCAGGCGTGTCGAGCGGGATCGCTGATATAGGCCTTTCGCATCTGTCTTACTCGCGGGGCCGCTTCCCGGTAATGGAGATTATGGAACTTCCTCTCGGGTTCCCGAGCAGTTGGATCGCCACCCATGTTGGTATGGATTTTTATGAGAAGGTAAAACCGAAAGAATGGGACGCCTATCATCCTCTCATGTTCTCCACCAGTCCCCCGAACGTGATCCAGACATTGAAGAAACCTGTAAAGACACTTGATGAGTTGAAGGGGCTTAAAATCAGGGGTTCCGGAAGGATCGGAGATATCGTGAAAGCCTTAGGCGCAATACCGATGCCCATTGAGACGGTCGATCTCTATGAAGCGTTAAGAAGGGGTGTGGTCGATGGCACCTATACGCCTCTTGAGACATTGAAGGGTTTCAAGCTGGGAGAGGTGGAGAAATACAGCTCCGCCACATGGAAGGTGGGAAGCGTCTTTCAGTTCTATGTTGTCTTCAACAAGCGCAAATGGGACAGCTTGCCTCCAGATGTGAAAGATATTTTTACGGAATTCTCAAAGGAATTCGTTGAGAGATGGGCAGTGGAGTGGAATAAGATAGACTTCGAAGGCAAGGAATATTTTATGAAGCTTGGCGGGCAGATTGTTCCCGTATCCGACGCCGAGCAGGCGAAAATGGTGAAAGCCGTGGAGCCGGTGGTCAGCGATTACAAGAAAGATTTAATTGCCAAAGGGTTCAAGGCTGCCGAAGTTGACGGCTGGGTAAACTTCGTAAAAGAGCGTATCGAATACTGGAAGGGCCAGGAAAAGGAGCAGAAAGTGCCGACTGTGTATTCCTATTAA
- a CDS encoding TRAP transporter large permease, with the protein MNEMMVGIIALLFLLILFGTGIELGFCMALVGFIGFAYLNGVSSAMNLIGRDIYDVFTNYGYTVFPLFILMGQIGFNAGIAVRLYGAANKFVGHIPGGLAMATVLGATAFKAICGSSAATSATFASVAIPEMDRYGYDRRLSTGIVATVGTLGCIIPPSVVLIIFGILTEQSIGQLFMAGMIPGLMIALFFLGIIYGWAKMNPAIAPKSIKATWSARMKSLPEVVWIGIVFIIVVGGIMEGYFTPTEAGAVGTFTVLLLAVVKRDLKFRGYTKSVTEALRTAGMLLMLIAGSTVLGHFIAVTNIPQKAADWIVALPLNRYVIMFLICLVYEFGGSFIDDMAFMILATPIFYPAVLKLGFSPLWFGIVIGVVVMIGVVIPPVAVCVFVVKNITKEPMGRIYAGVAPFLISLCVMWGLLFAFPQLALWLPSVLYK; encoded by the coding sequence ATGAATGAAATGATGGTAGGAATTATTGCTCTTCTATTTCTCCTCATTCTCTTTGGCACGGGCATTGAACTCGGCTTTTGCATGGCCCTTGTCGGTTTCATCGGGTTTGCGTATCTTAACGGCGTCTCGTCTGCCATGAACCTCATTGGCAGAGACATCTATGATGTTTTTACCAACTACGGTTATACGGTCTTCCCTCTTTTCATCCTCATGGGGCAGATCGGCTTCAACGCTGGGATCGCGGTGCGGCTCTACGGGGCGGCCAACAAGTTCGTTGGTCATATCCCCGGAGGCCTTGCCATGGCCACCGTGCTTGGCGCTACCGCCTTTAAAGCTATCTGCGGCTCCTCCGCCGCCACCTCCGCTACCTTCGCGAGTGTGGCAATCCCTGAGATGGACCGCTACGGCTACGACAGGAGGCTCTCTACCGGCATCGTGGCGACGGTCGGCACCTTGGGCTGCATCATCCCGCCGAGCGTGGTCCTCATTATCTTCGGAATCTTGACAGAGCAGTCCATAGGACAGCTCTTTATGGCAGGTATGATCCCGGGACTCATGATTGCCCTTTTCTTCCTGGGTATCATCTACGGGTGGGCAAAGATGAACCCGGCCATTGCCCCCAAATCTATCAAGGCCACCTGGAGCGCCAGAATGAAGTCCCTCCCTGAAGTCGTCTGGATCGGTATTGTCTTTATCATCGTGGTTGGCGGAATCATGGAAGGCTACTTTACCCCGACCGAGGCAGGGGCCGTCGGCACCTTCACTGTTCTTCTCCTTGCCGTCGTCAAGAGGGACTTAAAATTCCGCGGATACACGAAATCGGTGACCGAGGCGCTCAGAACCGCAGGTATGCTTCTCATGCTTATCGCAGGGTCCACGGTCTTAGGCCATTTCATCGCGGTGACCAATATTCCCCAGAAAGCGGCTGACTGGATTGTCGCTTTACCTCTCAACCGTTATGTCATAATGTTCCTCATCTGCCTCGTCTACGAGTTCGGCGGGTCTTTCATTGACGACATGGCTTTCATGATCCTCGCGACCCCAATCTTCTACCCTGCCGTCCTGAAATTGGGCTTCTCGCCTCTCTGGTTCGGCATAGTCATAGGCGTGGTCGTCATGATAGGGGTGGTGATCCCTCCCGTGGCAGTCTGTGTCTTTGTGGTAAAGAACATTACGAAAGAGCCTATGGGTAGAATCTATGCAGGCGTGGCCCCTTTTCTCATCTCTCTTTGCGTCATGTGGGGCCTTCTCTTCGCTTTCCCTCAACTCGCCCTGTGGTTGCCTTCGGTGCTTTATAAGTGA
- a CDS encoding TRAP transporter small permease, translating into MESNMLDKFLTAVTKVLNVIGGSALTFMMFLTVADVLMRAGGRPILGTYEIVGLALAIVIGFGIPSVSMDRSHVYMEFLLDKMPGNWRQIFNTFTRLLCIFLFIIIGYNLFSVGNEFHTSGEVSPTLELPFFPVAYGVGVCCFIEVLVFVNDIIKIWRGQYE; encoded by the coding sequence ATGGAAAGCAACATGCTCGATAAGTTTCTTACAGCAGTGACCAAGGTCTTAAACGTCATCGGGGGTTCGGCCCTTACATTTATGATGTTCCTGACGGTCGCTGACGTCCTCATGCGTGCAGGCGGTCGCCCTATTCTCGGTACTTATGAGATTGTGGGGCTAGCCCTTGCCATCGTCATCGGTTTTGGCATCCCCAGTGTCTCCATGGACCGCAGCCACGTCTACATGGAGTTCCTTTTAGATAAGATGCCTGGGAACTGGAGGCAGATATTCAACACCTTTACCCGACTGCTCTGCATATTTCTTTTTATCATCATAGGCTACAACCTATTTAGCGTTGGAAACGAGTTCCACACCTCAGGCGAAGTCTCGCCTACCCTGGAACTTCCGTTTTTCCCCGTAGCCTACGGGGTAGGGGTTTGTTGCTTCATTGAAGTACTCGTTTTTGTGAACGACATCATCAAGATATGGAGGGGCCAATATGAATGA
- a CDS encoding SDR family oxidoreductase: MSLAGKLALVTGASMPRGIGKAAALALARDGADVVVTGYNNMDGVKVAAEEIRAMGRKSMALKVNGRDYADVQKAFAEIKGELGPVSILVNNMAQMRHFVPMSKITIEDWKADISLCLNSAFYCTKEAWADMVANKYGRIINLTSVAGVMGGSGQAGYAAAKSGLIGFTKSLALEGSRSNITANCVLIGTANTEAYYEPIPQETRERFEKRIAMRRPAEPEEIADAIAFAVSDKAKYMTGAIVNMMGGLDLFVF, translated from the coding sequence ATGTCATTAGCAGGAAAACTGGCATTGGTAACGGGCGCTTCAATGCCGAGAGGTATCGGCAAAGCTGCGGCACTTGCCCTGGCCAGGGATGGAGCGGACGTGGTGGTCACCGGTTACAACAACATGGACGGCGTGAAAGTTGCCGCTGAAGAGATCAGGGCCATGGGCCGGAAATCAATGGCCCTTAAAGTAAACGGTCGGGACTATGCGGACGTGCAGAAAGCTTTCGCCGAGATCAAAGGGGAGCTTGGCCCGGTCAGCATTCTCGTGAACAATATGGCTCAGATGCGTCACTTCGTGCCCATGTCCAAAATTACCATAGAGGATTGGAAAGCCGATATTTCTCTCTGCCTTAACTCCGCTTTTTACTGCACCAAAGAGGCGTGGGCAGACATGGTGGCAAATAAATATGGGCGCATTATCAATCTGACTTCGGTTGCCGGCGTAATGGGCGGATCAGGACAGGCAGGCTACGCTGCGGCAAAATCAGGCCTCATCGGATTCACCAAATCTCTCGCCCTTGAAGGCTCGAGATCCAATATCACCGCAAACTGCGTCCTCATAGGCACGGCAAACACGGAAGCTTATTATGAGCCGATCCCCCAGGAAACAAGAGAAAGATTCGAGAAAAGGATTGCCATGAGAAGACCGGCCGAACCCGAAGAGATCGCCGATGCCATCGCTTTCGCCGTCTCCGACAAAGCAAAATATATGACCGGTGCCATCGTAAACATGATGGGCGGTCTCGATCTGTTCGTATTTTAA